Genomic DNA from Desulfonema ishimotonii:
TTCAATAGAACAGACGGTGATCATCCGGTTCCGGGCGTCGCGGATCACCTCCAGTTCCAGTTCCTGCCAGCCCAGCAGAGATTCTTCCAGCATAATCTGGCCCCTCAGGCTGGCGGAAATCCCCCGGTTTGCGATTTCAGGGATTTCTTCGACGTTGTATGCCATTCCGCCACCGGTTCCGCCCATTGTATAGACCGGGTGAACGGCGACGGGGCAGCCCAGCGTTTCGCCGACGGCCTGCGCCTCTTCCACGGAGCTGACAATCCGGCTGCGGGGCATTTCGATTCCGATTCCCGCCATGATCTCCTTGAAAACGGTACGGTCCTGGCATTGTCTGATGACATCGACGGTGACGCCGATCATCTCTACACCGTATCTTTCCAGAACGCCTGACTGTGCCAGTTCGGCGGACAGGGTCAGCCCGGACTGTCCCCCCAGGTTGGGCAGCAGCGCATCAGGCCGTTCCGCTGCGATAATCTCCGTCAGTACGTCCGCATTCAGCGGTTCTATATAGGTTACATCGGCAATGCCGGAATCGGTGGCAAGGGTCACCGGATTGGCGTTGACCAGTACGGTTTCATATCCCTGGCTGCGCAGGGCCGTGCAGGCCTGAACACAGGCGGCGTCGGACTCACTGCCCTGGCCGATTGTAACGGGGCCGGAGCCGATGATCAGAATTTTGTGAACATTGTCACTTTTGGGCATATAATTGTGTTCCTTCCCTCTTTTTATTATTTTCTGCACACTTGTTTTTTTCAGGTGCTGCTTCTCATTTAATGTGCGCGTCGGGGAAAATCAAGAGAAACTAAGGTAAATATGCAAAATTACAAAAAGGGGAGGCTGCCGGTTTACGGGTACCGGCAGCCTTGCAAAGAAAGAAGGAAAATTAAAGAAGGAAGGAAATCTGAATATATAAATACAGCCGGGACCGGAAAATATCAATGGGGAGATGCGGGTATTTGCACGGTAGGAATCGCCTGCCTTTTCCGGTTTCCCTACCGAAGTGCGCTGAGAATGGCTTTCATAAAATCCGGCAGATCGTCCGGGGTCCGGCTGGTAATCAGGTTGCGGTCTGTTACAACTGCCGCGTCTGTCCACTCCGCGCCTGCGTGGATCAGGTCGTCTCTGATGGCAAAATATGATGTGACCCGCCGCCCTTTGAGAATTTTGGCGGAGGCCAGCATCCAGCCTGCGTGGCAGATGGCGGCGACCACTTTTCCGGCCGCAGACATCTCGCTGACCAGGGCCACCATTGCCGGGTAGCGGCGCATGATGTCCGGGGCATAGCCCCCCGGTATGACGATGCCGTCAAAGTCTGCTGCCGATACGCTGCCCGCATCCGTGTCGGCCCGGACCGGCAGCCCGGCTTTACTGGCGTATTGTTCTGCGCTGCCGGACCCCACGATCACCACCTCTGCACCGGCCTCCCTGAGTCGGTAATAGGGGTACCAGAACTCAAATTCATTGTACATGTTTTCCACGAGGATGATTATTTTTTTGCCTCTGATGTCCATGATAATCCTCCGCTTTCGGATGAAAAAAAGTCTCCTGCATCAATGGGCCGGTAATTTTTTGCGCATCTGACAGGTCCGGTTTGCAATTCAATGAAGGATCAGAAGTTCAGGCAATGCTTCCGTAAGTTGCCGCATTCATTTCCTGTCATGCCGTCAGCGTCGGGAATAATTTTATTTCAGAGAGTTGAATATTTCCGCCTCTGAGAAGCTGTTTTAAAAATATTTTCGGAGTGCAAAAGTCAGGCCCCGAAGGGGCGATCTTTTGCAAAATCTGCGAAAAACCGGCCTCCGGCCTTAATTTTCGCACTCCGTTTCTGAGTCGCCGGTATTTTTAAAACAGCTTCTGACGGCATGACGGCCTTTCAGAATTTGACGCTCTGTCCGACGCCGATGGGAAACACCCGGTCCCCGAATTCATGGCTCAGGTATGCGACGGCCTTGTGGCCGGTGCAGTGGCCGACGCCGATGTGTCGGATATCAAAATTCCGGATGACGGCTGCAATCTGTTTCAGTTTTTCCCCGGACGCACCGCCCAGATGAAGCCCGCCCATGATGGCGTGTATCTTTGTCTTTCCGGTTAGCGCCGCAACGTGCATCAGGGTGTTGGCAGTGCCCCGGTGGGCACATCCCAGGATGACGACGGTTCCTCTGACGGTATCCAGGATAAGCGCCTGATCGTCCGTGAACGGGTCCGGCAGGGTCCTCCCCTCTTTCTCGGTGAGGAAAACCGGTTCAATGGACTCAAACCCGGTCTGCATGGGCACTTCGCCGGTACTCATGATCCCCGGCCCGATTTCGGCGGGCCCGGACGTCAGACTGAGCCGGACCCCTTTGGCCACAAGGGTTTCCCGGTCCACCGGCATACCGATATCCCGGGTGCTGCCGAGGGCGCTGATCTGTTTTTTGCAGAAAATGTCCGGGTGCCCGGCCAGCGTGAAATCGGTGCGGAACTCCGCAAATCGTTCCAGGCCGCCCGCATGATCGTAATGGCCGTGGCTCAGCACGACGGTATCCACGTCGCTCAGATCGGCATTCAGTATCTCAGCATTGTCCATGAAAATGCCGGTCTGGCCGGTATCAAAGAGTATCTTCCGGTCATCTGCCTGAATCAGAAAGGAGAGGCCGTGTTCGCCCTTCAGGCCTTTGGGCCCCATGTAAACCGTATTTTCAACCAGCGTGGTGATGGTAAATGTCATATCGGATACCTCGGATGTCGGGGGAGGCTGGAGGCGCTGAGGAGACCGGTCTCCCCGGATTGGAATTCTGATAAAACAGGGTTGATGATGGCGGCGCCGGTCGGCCCCGCCATCTCATTTATCGGGAAAAAAGCCGGTTCAGTGGCCTAGTGATCGCAGAGGTTCTGACCGGTTTCCAGTGTGTTTTTCAGCATTTGTTCTACCAGTACTTCCGGTTCCAGTGCGGGCGCTCCGGTATGCACGTCAATTCCGTTTTGCTGGAGCAGGCCAATGGCCCGTGCGCCCATTCCGCCGGCGATGACCACACTCACCCCGTTGTCGTGGAGCCATTTCGGCAGCACGCCCGGTTCATGGGGCGGCGGCACCACGATTTCTTTCCCTTTGATTTCATTATTTTCCACATCAATAAACGCAAATTCCTGGCAATGGCCAAAGTGAAGGGTCAGTTTACCCTCAGCCAACGGTACGGCAACTTTCATGATCGTTTGTTCTCCTCAGTATTCTGTTGTGTTTATCAGGCCTGTTTGGCCATTCTGTCTGCCACGCTGTCAAACGCAGCGGTGACCGGTGAATCTTTGTAGGTATCCCGGTAGCAGGTGCCGGAGTCACCACATGCGACGATTTTGGTATCAAAGGGTATCCGGCCCAGAAAATGGATGTCGAAATCACGGGCCGTCTTCTCGCCGCCCCCGGTGCCGAACATGTCGATGGCCTCTCCGCAGTGCGGGCATGTGAAGCCGCTCATGTTTTCAATGAGGCCGAAGATATCCATCTTCACGGTTTTGCAGAAGTTGATGGATTTTCTGACATCGGCCAGGGAGACCTCCTGTGGGGTCGTGACGATAATGGCACGGGCGCCTGTGATCACCTGGGCCACGCTCAGCGGCTCATCTCCGGTTCCCGGAGGGGAGTCGATGATCAGATAATCCAGTTCGCCCCACTCCACATCCCCGATGAACTGGCGGATGGCCGAATGTTTGACCGGGCCGCGCCAGATGATGGCGTCGTCCTTGCTGGCGCTCAGGGACTCAATGGATACGGCAGACAGGTTCTCCGAGTAATTGAGGGGAACCAGCTTTCTTTCCGCATTGACGCCGAGCATCTCTTTGTTGATGCCGAGCATTCTGGGCACGTCCGGTCCGTGGATATCCACATCCATGATCCCGACTTTGAAGCCCTTATTTGCCAGTGCCATCGCGACATTCACGGATACGCTGGTCTTTCCGACACCGCCCTTTCCGCTCATAACGACGAACTTATTCTTTATTTTCTGTAAAGAATTTTCGACGGCGGTATCCTGGTCCTGCTGTGCCTGTTGTTTTTTCTGGGCGTCACAGCCGCCACCTGATATCATTTCCATATCTAACTTCTCCTAATTTGACTATACGTTCATGTGTATCTGTTCAGCCGGATTATTTTTCAGACAGAGTCCGGCAGGCTCGTCAGAATTAAAAAATAAAGTGAAACGTAACGGTAATTCATATTTTCCGTTTCTCAAGTCCCGTTTTGTTTCTGTCTGCTATATCCAGTGCCCTTCGACATTGGCATTGTCTGTCGGCTGAAGTTCGCCGGCCTTGTACTGGGAAACGACATCTTTGACAGAGCCTTTTGCGCCGATAATCACATCAATGTCCGCACTTTCAAGAACCTTGAATGCTTTGGGGCCGCAGTTGCCGGTAATTAAAACGTCCACGTTGTTTTCAACAATTGTTTTTCCGGCCTGTATCCCGGCACCCTGGGGCAGATTCAGGTTTTGTTCGTTTTCGACGACCCTGTAGCTCATGGTCTCCGAGTCAACGATGATGAAATATTTTGCCCGCCCGAAACGGGGGTCGAGTGCTGAGGACAGATCTCTGTCAACCGATGTAATGGCAATGTTCATGTTACCTCTCTCCGATGTTGGTTCTGCCTGACAGTGGTATGCCCGTCACATGTTTCAGAGGCCTGTGATCTTTTGTTCCCGGAAGAGTGACGGGCATGGTATCCGCTGAGGTATTTTTTTCTACTCTCTGCCGGATTGTATTTTCAAAAGGCCTCATTATCCGATACGCTGTTTCATATGGCTGAAAAGCAGATGGGGCATTGGGCAAGTGCCGGTTTCAGGCAGATTGCGATGCCCCATTAACGGTTCGGGGGTTGAGTTCAAATCACAGTTATTTCGCTATAATCCTGTGAAAATATTCGTTATTACATGAAGGGCAGCCTTCGGGTTTTCCCGTCCCTTTGGACTCTTCCCATCTGTGGTTGCATTTTTCACACACAAACACACGGCTGTCCTCCACAAGTGTATAATTTCCGCCTTCCACGTTGATGGCTTTGCCATTAATCAGGGAATCTGCAATAACCTTCCGGGCGTGCTGAATGATCCGCCCGAAGGTTGCCCGTGAAACGCCCATGCTTCTGCCTGCATCCTCGTAGGAAAGGCCGAGGAGATCGGACAGCCGGATGGCCTCGCGCTCGTCAACTGTCAGTTGAACTTCCTCGAGTTCGAGCATGGGGATACCCCTGGGTTTGAAATAGCTGATATCCGGTTTAAACGCCACGACACGATTTTTTTTAGGTCTTACCATATTTGCTCCTTTTTAAGATTTAACTCTAATTAATTTAAGGGTTTTTATCAGATTTGT
This window encodes:
- a CDS encoding type 1 glutamine amidotransferase domain-containing protein codes for the protein MDIRGKKIIILVENMYNEFEFWYPYYRLREAGAEVVIVGSGSAEQYASKAGLPVRADTDAGSVSAADFDGIVIPGGYAPDIMRRYPAMVALVSEMSAAGKVVAAICHAGWMLASAKILKGRRVTSYFAIRDDLIHAGAEWTDAAVVTDRNLITSRTPDDLPDFMKAILSALR
- a CDS encoding MBL fold metallo-hydrolase yields the protein MTFTITTLVENTVYMGPKGLKGEHGLSFLIQADDRKILFDTGQTGIFMDNAEILNADLSDVDTVVLSHGHYDHAGGLERFAEFRTDFTLAGHPDIFCKKQISALGSTRDIGMPVDRETLVAKGVRLSLTSGPAEIGPGIMSTGEVPMQTGFESIEPVFLTEKEGRTLPDPFTDDQALILDTVRGTVVILGCAHRGTANTLMHVAALTGKTKIHAIMGGLHLGGASGEKLKQIAAVIRNFDIRHIGVGHCTGHKAVAYLSHEFGDRVFPIGVGQSVKF
- a CDS encoding NifB/NifX family molybdenum-iron cluster-binding protein, producing the protein MKVAVPLAEGKLTLHFGHCQEFAFIDVENNEIKGKEIVVPPPHEPGVLPKWLHDNGVSVVIAGGMGARAIGLLQQNGIDVHTGAPALEPEVLVEQMLKNTLETGQNLCDH
- a CDS encoding Mrp/NBP35 family ATP-binding protein, yielding MEMISGGGCDAQKKQQAQQDQDTAVENSLQKIKNKFVVMSGKGGVGKTSVSVNVAMALANKGFKVGIMDVDIHGPDVPRMLGINKEMLGVNAERKLVPLNYSENLSAVSIESLSASKDDAIIWRGPVKHSAIRQFIGDVEWGELDYLIIDSPPGTGDEPLSVAQVITGARAIIVTTPQEVSLADVRKSINFCKTVKMDIFGLIENMSGFTCPHCGEAIDMFGTGGGEKTARDFDIHFLGRIPFDTKIVACGDSGTCYRDTYKDSPVTAAFDSVADRMAKQA
- a CDS encoding NifB/NifX family molybdenum-iron cluster-binding protein, translated to MNIAITSVDRDLSSALDPRFGRAKYFIIVDSETMSYRVVENEQNLNLPQGAGIQAGKTIVENNVDVLITGNCGPKAFKVLESADIDVIIGAKGSVKDVVSQYKAGELQPTDNANVEGHWI
- a CDS encoding DUF134 domain-containing protein: MVRPKKNRVVAFKPDISYFKPRGIPMLELEEVQLTVDEREAIRLSDLLGLSYEDAGRSMGVSRATFGRIIQHARKVIADSLINGKAINVEGGNYTLVEDSRVFVCEKCNHRWEESKGTGKPEGCPSCNNEYFHRIIAK